AAATACTGATCCAGCCCTGGGTGggtataacacacacacacacacacacacacacacacccccgcaTACCCGCTAGGAGGCTGACAGCATACACTTTGATGTGCACTGGCACAGATGAGTCAATACGCTTGTTGAAACCAGAGAGAAAAATCTATGTCATGTTTTTCCCAAATAGTCttaaagtacaaataaaaagaaaaacattcaaactGACCACATGTAATTAGACTAGGTGAATACCCTGCCTTCCTCATTCCCTCATTGAACCTCCCTAAGATTTGCTTTTggaatacatatatgtattttttttccacaacAGGAGAAACTTGTCTTGAATATCTTCtgcttttattagaaaaatagttGGATTAATGAGGCACTGACTGGCAGTGGAACAGTCTGGCGAACTCATTAATCTGAGTGCATCACATCTGATATCATTGTTCAAAATGATATcattttccctcttccctctttccctcttccctctccctctcttatcatctttctccaaaataaagaatattattattttttaaatttcaaaagcaaGGAAGGCCCCAATGAGTGTATTTTATCATGAGTTAATCTCCTTCCTGGGAGATTGAAGGCCCTCTGGGTGGGCCTTGCTGCTAATATCATCCTGAGTGTGCAATTATCTTCTAATAAGCATGGTCTCTATCATTATTGCTTAATAGCTTTATTAGATTACCTAGGACGAAGGCTGTCCCAGGCCTAGTCAAAGACAGTTTAGACAGTTCCGTTGGAAGGGCTGGCAGCCTGGAGCAGGATGACACCCCTGGGGCTGGAGTGTTGAATGGAAGATGTGTCTCAACCCCCCGGGCCTACTCTTGCCTGAAAGCACTTAGCAGTTGGCCCAAGGGCTGGCACTCCTCAGAGCCCTGGCCCCTGCCTTTGGTGTGCTAAAATGTGAGTAGGTGTTAAAGTGCTCTTGATTTCAGTCTgcgtatgtattttttaaaatggtgtgaGGTGTGGTAGGGGTCACGCAATGAAGCAAATCAGAAACCGGCAGTGAAATCCAAATATATTTACGAAAcgaaaaaaaagatagaagagGGATTTCTGAaatacaattttggaaaattttagagaaaaaagtgtgtgtgtatgtgtgtatatatatatatacatacacacatatatatacacacacacacacacacacatatatatatatttttatttttatttttgagagagcatcttgctctatcacccaggctgaagtgcagtggcatgaacataacttgctgcagccttgaccttctggggtcaagcaatactcctgcctcagcctccccaatagctgggaccacaggtatgccaccacacctggcaattttttttttttttttttttttttagagatggggtctcactatgttgctcaggctggttttgaatgcctgggctcaagtgatgctcccaccttggcaccccgaagtgctgggattacaggcatgaaccaccatgcctggtctattttttattttttaatacctaAGTTATACATGAATAAATCATAGTTATAAAAATTTTAGATGGAGCTAATTATTTGCATCCACTACCACATAGAGATTATTCTCTACTTCCTTCCCCCCACTTTCTCATGACACCTCAAaaacttcacttagaataaagtTCTTGAGCAAAAATGAAATTGTATATTACACATGTATTGAAGAAATTTGGGCCTGGTTTGAACTGATCACAATCTGAATATTTCTTTAGAAACCAATGTTTTCCACTTTGAATAACCCCTGGCTTAAATGCTGGCATAGAATTTTATAAGACCCTGAAGCTTTTGAAAGAACAATAATGTTATGAAAAATCCAATGACATGGTTAGATCATAGAAGTGATTAAAGTTTAAGTGGAGAAAGCAGTTCAGTTCTTGGatcaaaaaacaataatagcatCCTAGCTATGAGGACTGGAGCAAACCTTTGGTGTCATTTGGTCTTGaaccctcattttatagatgagggaactgaggtcTTTCCAAGAAGAAGGTTTTCTTGAAATTGACACTCTTGCTGTACATGTATTGTCCCTGGTATTTAAAGTGGTGCCTTTTGCCAATCAGATAGAATATTCATTTACCTTTTGATTGACTCAGCTTGGTCATCCCATTGTCCCCAATATACTCTGCtggttcattcaacaaatataccCTGAGTACCCATCATAGCCAGCCCTGTGGGGACCAAGGTGGCAAGCCCAGGTCTTTTGAAGCAAGGAGCCCACCAAATACACTAGTGATTATATTATGTTGAGCCCTgtaataaaggcagaaatacatTCTTGTTTTTATGCCTTTGTGGGTTTTTCTGCCTCTAATTCTCTTCTTactcctttatatcccttgtattATCTTTTATGACCTAACTATGCCTTCAGACTACTGTAGCCCACAATGATTTCTCCCCTATCCCCTTTTTATGCTCATAGTTAAGGTGACAATATTTGAGAAGTTGATTGTTATCTCAGTCGCAACAGGTTAGGTTACACTGGGGAAACAAACAACCtctaaatttctgtggttttacATAACAAGATGTATTTCTCATTTATACTACATCTGCCATGTAGGTCAACAGGTGGCTTCTGTTTCTTGTAGTCATTTAGCAGGGTCCTGGCTGACAGAGGCTCTGTCTTGACATGTGTTTCCATGATCACTGCCACTAGGAAAGGAGGTTGGAGTTGGGGTTAACTAAGTGGTTAAATATTTTACCTGAAAAATGACAACCATCACTTCTTATTTTCTTGTCCAAAACAAGTCCCATGACCATATCTTACTTCCGGGTGGGTGAAGTACAATTTTTTCTTATATGTGGATAGAAGAGAATCTGAATATGAACATATGAATGATTACCACAACTGTATAGATCTTATTAGTCTGCTAGTATTTCAGGTATGTTTATCTAATTTTAACAAATTGTAAGAATCTTAAAGGTAAGGGACCGTGtcctcctttttttattttgtaaaaccaTGTCCAGCAGAGGGCACAAAACCAGATCcttaatgcatttttatttgatgttttgatttgagattttgtAAAATCTTGTTTAATTAAACCTAGTTTATGTTTTCTTCAGGATCTGAACTTAACTTGTAAATCAAGGAACTTCAGAGACATCTAAAGCTGTGTACTGTTTGGTGTTCCTTGCTGGCAGAGCCAAAGGAGGAGTTTCCAGGCAGGAAGCCTGAACTCACTGAGGCCTTTTCTAATTCTAACACCTGTCTAAATGTCTTCAGCGATCCTCAGTCATTTAACACCACTCCCAAACTGTCATTTGTTCAGTTTATAACAAACCGGGCAGGTTGACAACTCAATGATCAAGTATCAAGAGTACACAGACAGCTGACCTATAGAATCCTTCTGAGATTCTTTAAAGTTTCTTTCAAGGAAGATGGTGACAAAATAAAGCCTGTCCCTGTAAGTTTGCCAACATCCTCCTGAGACTCAGGGCCTGTAAATGGCTGAGTACTCATCTTTATGAAGCTTCCATATCTTAAGCTCTTGAGTCCCATCCATCCAGACCTGTTCACAAGCACTCAGTTCCTGAGCTCTTACTTCACCTCTTGTCTGTGATGCCTCCCAAAACTGTGAGTGCTTAAGAcagactaaaaattaaaattcagtgttCTTTCAAaccaattatttacatttttgttcatttattttaagaagaGGCTGCTTGAGGAAGAATTGTGATGCTTGATTACTGGTGGTAGCACAAAAGCTCTCCTCTCTTGCCCTAAAAAAGTCAGCTCTGACTCTATATCCAGTTACCAACATAATGTGTAACAAACCAACCCAACATTGTGGTTTAAAACAATAGCCATgtaagggctgggtgtggtagctcacacctgtaatcccagcactttgggaggccgaggtgggcagatcacgaggtcaggagatcgagaccattctggctaatgcagtgaaaccctgtctgtagtaaaaatacttagccgggtatggtggtgggcacctgtagtcccagctactctggaggctgaggcaggagaatgttcaggaggtggagcttgcagtgagccgagatcatgccactgcactccagcttgggtgacagagcgagactctgtctcaaaacaaaacaaaacaacaacaacaaaaaccgaAACAGTAGCCATGTATGATTTCCCATGGGTCCATGGGTTCACCAGCCAGCTCTACTCATCTGACCAGTCTTGGCATGTCCCAGCTGGGCTCATTTATGCATCTGTTCAGCTCGTGGGTCAGATGAAGGTGAGACAGGTATTTCCCTTGACCCCTTTGCAGGACTTGTGAAGGGGTGATTTGTTCACTCAGCCTGCAGCTCTGAACCCCTCATGACAGGGGGCGGAACACACAGGTGAGTaggtgcaggagctggggcaAATGAATGCTGGAACTGGCTGGTCGCTCCTCTCGGATGGAAGCAGGCTCTGTGTGGGTCCTGTGGCAGCATCAAAGTGTGTTAcaatgctcttttagctctgctgtCTGGGAGGGGGGTGTCTGTGACCTCTGGAGCTTCAGAGGGCATGTGTTACAATCAGTGTTGTTTTAGCATTTGCTATCCACAAATGGCTAAGTGTTAACCAACTGAGTGGAGGGTCAGGGTGCCCGCCTTTTACaccctgccctcttggtacctgagttcttgtccagtgtccaggaagaatcaggtcacacgaATGAATTGAAGGGTGGTGTATGCAGAGGATTTTATTGAGCagtggaagtggctctcagtgggaaggggagctggaagggggatggcgtgggaagataatcttcccctggagttctgCTGTCCTTGGCTGAACTCTTCCCCAAAATCCCACTGTCAAGCCAttcctctgaagtcaagctgcttttATCTGACATCCAGCTGctgcttttcttctctccttctctgctgcccTGCTCTGCTCTCCTGCTAGTGGAACTTGGGGTTTTTGTGAGTacagggtggttttggaaaagcaACATTCTGATGGGAAAACAGTTCTCATTTAGGGCTGAGGATCCAGGTTTTCCAGGGACCCCCCCCTTTTCTACCTAGTATTTCCCTGCCTTATGCCCATATCAAAGGCTGCCTCATTGAGGGCCATAGCTAGGATTGCTTTGATCTCCTCCATGGACCTGCCACATGCCCATGTCTCATGCCCACACATCCCTCTGGCAGACTAGCTTGCCTGGGTTCTCGTGACAGTCACAGAGAAACAATGGAGGAAATAGGAAGACTCACACATTTTGAAGAGCTTTTTATGTGTCAGATTTGCTAGTGTCCCATTGGCCAAAGGAAGTCACAAGGCCCAGCCCAGAGTCAGAGTGCGTGGGGCCTGCATAGTTATGGGATGAAAAGCCTGAATTTAGGGAGGCCATTAATTAGGGCTGTTCATACACTAAATTTGCCAGAGGCCGCAAACATGAACATCCCACACTGACAACCAAAGCTTCCAGTAATTAGGACCCACTATCTCAGAGGCATTTCTTTTGGGAGGAAATCTGTGTTCCATTGCTGCACATTTGGGAAATTACTAAGCTTTTACTGTGGATGATTGGACACCAGCTGGGAGAGGTAGGAGTCGGATCACTGGACCCTTCTTTCATGTGGGTTTGAGACTCTGGCTGCTCTGAATTGCTAGAGCAATCTTGTTGAGCAATGAGGACTTGGTCATTGTCATTATCATGGTATTGGTCATGCATTTGCAGATAGATGGTAAAACTGATGTTTTTCCTCTTAGTAGGATTTAAATTTATAAGGGAAGGGCAAGGGGTACAAGGTTTTCCATATAATGGCTTTACTCCCTAAGGAGATGTGGTCAGTCTTGGAGAGACAATTATGTCCTCAATCACAATTCAAGAGCCACTAAAATGATGTAATGCAAACAGATTTTTTATCAAAGGCCACAGAAACTAATTTATATGCTGTGCTTTTCTGACCCTCTTTATCTTCCTAACTACAGgacataaatgataaatattactaaaatattGCACAATTCCGGAGGGATCCCAGAACTTCTTCAACACTACATTTGTATTATGTTGTAAAACTTCTCTTTAATTTGGCAgaaagtgtgtttttttaaaaaatagtttctggAGTCTGTAAAGAAATGCCTTGTTTGAAGTGAGTTCCTTATCTCATTCAAACTGGGACCTGCCTGTTAGCTAGGCATGCCACATTAACTGCAGCTCACATGTAGTGCCAGTGGCAACCAGGCTGTTGCTTAACAAGGATGCATAATAACTAATTGCATTTTAGGCCATTGGTTTGTCACTGTGACAGTGCCAAGTAACGGTTTCACAAGTGAAGCAATGAGTCCAATTCTGTCTCACTTATGAGCCTGAAAATCATAAAACAGTCTGCTCCCCAGGAATATGATGTTCTCAAGGATTTTGGCGTGTACTGTAGCATGTCCCGTCCACTGCCAGACTTGATTGAAATCTGTGTCTCTATTATGGATCCTTGATGTCAATCATCAATTGTCATAATCCTCAAAAGTACTTACTTAGTCTTTTCCCACGTTCTGCATCAATAGCCTGTAGAGACAAAGGCTTCAAACTAGGAAGGCAGTGTTTAACCTTCCTAATTAATGGCTTTGGATGAAAGAACATCTCCAAGGTGCTCAGAAGAAAGAGATTCTATGGGGATTTTATGCATTGCTCTTTTGAGATGCTTTGCATGCTGGTGTATAATTTGCAAGTACATAAGGAAGTGAATGCTCAGAATATAATATTCAGAGCCCATCTATTTATGTTTGTGTTTAATAAGTTCTTTGTAAATCTCAATTTAGCAGATGTCTTCTGACTCTAAATAAAGCTCTTCATGAGGGAGTCAGTGTGGCTGTATGACAAAAGTCACATTATCATTTGAgtacaaatatttgcaaaatagaaCAAACTGGAAAATTGAGGGAAAAATACCCACTGGAATTTGTGACTCATTAAATTCTCATGTGCATGACATATTGGGAAAAACTGTGCAGTGCTTGGTTCAAAGGAtgctttccctcttcctttcttggCTTTTGGCACTAATAAAAACTTTATGGAATGTGTGTATCCTCTCATGCCCCACTTTTTGTATGAGAGCATATTCCTAGATGCCATTATAATGTGAGTGCgtgttgtattttttgttgcAAAGTCCAAAAGGTACATGAAATGGTCACTGGTCCATTGGCAGGCTTATTTCTAAGGGATGTACAATGGCTTTCTGCCTGTAACAGCCTGCTCCTCACCCATGCTCAAGTCTTTGCCCCCAAGATGACGTCGCTCCAGTCTctatctccttcctctcttctgaaTTTGCTCGTTCTGACTTTTTGCCACTAAATGTCATTCTATGACTGCATCCGTGGTGTTCAGGTTATCTTGGTTCTGGTTTTAGTCCCAGATGTTGACATTCAGGTCTCTATCAGCTCCATCTTCTGTAATCTCTAAGCAGTCTTGTTTCACTTCTACATTGATCTGCGGTTTGAGGGGTCCTGGATTCTTTGCAAAGTGAATTTAAACAGAAGGGACACCAAGATGGCATTTACAAATCTCTCCAGAGCTTCAGCCTTACAAAATTAGTTATATTCCGCCAAAATAAAACTCCCTTGCTAATCTGCTAGGGTGCCTCCACCAAAGGAAGGATCCAAATAATTCTCAACCTGATTTATGTTTTTGGCCTCTGTTACTTCTAGAACTAAGAATTCCATAAGTTTATTACACACTATGTaaagtaacatttttactttctctAAGACATCATCCTTCAAGCCTTGATTCTGGAATGTGGGGGCTCTCGACCCCGATGACTTCATCTCGCTTTTCTTGATTTATAAGTATCCCAGCGTGGTGAACATAGTGAAATCCTACtcctacagaaaatacaaaaagtagccggacatagtggtgcgtacctgtagtcccagctacttggggggctgaggtgggaggatcggtggaacctgggaggctgagtttgcagtgagccaagatcatgccactgcactctagcctgggtgacagagcaagaccctgtctcaaaaaaaagtgtatgtGAGTTTCCTTCAGACTTTGAGTTTCCAGattgagaattttatttattatcattagaTGACAATGTTTCTATTCATGGGTGCAGACATAACTGAGAAGACAGATGCCTAGCCAGTAATTCCTTCTGCAGGCTATTCAGAAAAGAACTGCTCTGATTTGTAGTTTCTAGCAGCAGGAAATACCCCTGTTTGAGGTTGTTCTCATCATTCACTATCTTCTTATAGTAAGTCTACCACATCTTATGATCAAGTTTCCTATcccattaggattttttttccctttgcccTGAATGTTTCCACTTTCTGATATTGTATTTAAGTATCCGATggaagcattattttattttattttatttttatccaaaatGTGTTTATTGAGATGGTTTCCCACTCATCTTGATTCAGAGTGCCTTTAGTGCTGCTTCCTCCTAAAGGAACATCCTTCTGTAAGCCTTGCTTTTCCTCCTGTAGGCTGACAGAGGACAGTGGAGCAGCCAACACACAAAACTACTGTTTGTTCATGGCTAAAGACCGTGGTGATTTTATAGCATCCTGGGCATTTCACACCCATAAAGTAGGAATTGGTGCTCTGCACCAGGAGTTTCTTCTTGTgtttcctcttcttctcttctggGGAGGGATGAAGGAGATCCTTTGCGAGAGGCATGTTCTCGTGTGGGTAGGTCGTCGCCGCTGGAAAGCAGAAGCATTATTTTCTATACTGCCAACTGGTATCTCCCATTGGCATTCTGATAGGGGGATTCCCATCTATGAATCATCCAAGCAGAGATGGAAAGTAAGGTAGTTGGATACTAAGTTCTGGAGCTCAAAGGAGAGATCATaggtaaaaatataaagttgAGGTCATAAGCATTGGATGATATTGAAGCCATGAGAATGGATGAGGTCTCTCAAGGAGATAATGTTGAGGAATGAGAGGAGAATGTTGTTATGACTCAACTCACAATGATACCTCAATTCTACCCAGTTGATATTCTGCTCATTACCTGATTACAGTTATTTGTTTATGTCTTCACTCATACAGTACTGTATCTTATGGCACAAAATTTCTTAGCCTCTTTCAAAGATTTGATTTTTAAGcgttgttagtttcttttttggTAATTATAACTCATTGAAGATGTTGTTCAGAAAATCTTTTCCTTTTATCCCTGGGAGTCAGGGAAATGGTGCCTCTCCAAGAGTGACAGTccatctctctcactctctcagtCTTGCCTTCTCTCCTACCACCACCTCCTTCCTCACCTAGTTGAGATGTCCCAAAGAGAGTTGTATGAAAGTCACCAATACCTCAGGATTAGGAGAAGCATCTAGGCCCCAGTAGGCAAATATTTCTCAGGACCATGGTCAGCATAGCACACCTGTCCTGATTTCCACTCCACCCTctgagcttttttcttttccttttaaaacagggtcttgctatgttgcccaggctggagtacagtggctattcacaggtgtgatcataagTACACTgtagcttcgaactcctgggctcaagtgattatcttgccttagccccttcagtagctgggactactgtgCCTGGTT
The window above is part of the Macaca fascicularis isolate 582-1 chromosome 7, T2T-MFA8v1.1 genome. Proteins encoded here:
- the LOC102120544 gene encoding small ribosomal subunit protein eS27-like → MPLAKDLLHPSPEEKKRKHKKKLLVQSTNSYFMGVKCPGCYKITTVFSHEQTVVLCVGCSTVLCQPTGGKARLTEGCSFRRKQH